In one Bacteroidota bacterium genomic region, the following are encoded:
- a CDS encoding DUF2200 domain-containing protein, with protein sequence MNQNHKVYAMAFASVYPHYIAKAEKKGRTKAEVDEIIFWLTGYDAKKLKEHLDNKTDFETFFAQAKLNKNVNKITGVICGYRVEEIKEPLMQQIRYLDKLIDELAKGKALEKILRE encoded by the coding sequence ATGAATCAGAATCACAAAGTATATGCCATGGCTTTTGCGAGTGTGTACCCCCACTATATTGCAAAGGCAGAAAAAAAAGGCAGAACTAAAGCAGAAGTAGATGAAATAATATTCTGGCTTACGGGTTATGATGCAAAAAAACTAAAAGAACATTTAGATAATAAAACTGATTTCGAAACCTTCTTTGCACAGGCCAAACTGAATAAAAACGTCAACAAAATTACCGGAGTTATATGCGGTTACCGTGTAGAAGAAATTAAAGAGCCATTAATGCAGCAAATTCGTTATTTAGATAAATTAATAGACGAATTGGCAAAAGGCA